A single window of Nicotiana tomentosiformis chromosome 1, ASM39032v3, whole genome shotgun sequence DNA harbors:
- the LOC138906646 gene encoding uncharacterized protein, which produces MVRSQERVEREAKRPHGQGGFSGAPSRGQFHHGRGCPFRHAQTARPGHRGALSGHGSHSYQQVHSSLGALPAQSSSRAPSGQGSYMPGPSTSYPGTWGSLQSPTPAPGSCYECGEFGHMRREYPRIVGGPAPQISQSMSSAPAPPPPAQPASGGAQSARSHPRGGDRSGGGHAHFYALPARPDAIASDAAVEQGHIQEQVSFATY; this is translated from the exons atggttcgcagtcaggagagggttgagagggaggccaagaggcctcatggacaaggaggatttagcggtgctccttcTAGGGGTCAGTTCCATCACGGTAGAGGctgtcctttcagacatgctcagacggctcgtccaggtcaccgtggtgcattatctggccatggttctcacagttatcaGCAAGTCCATTCATCTCTCGGTGCCCTCCCAGcacagagttcgtcccgtgctccatcaggtCAGGGTTCGtatatgccaggtccttctaccagttatcccggcaCTTGGGGCTCCCTTCAATCCCCAacaccagcaccggggagttgttatgagtgtggggagtttggtcacatgagaAGAGAGTATCCCCGTATAGTGGGAGGTCCTGCTCCACAGATTAGCCAGTCTATGTCATCAGCACCAGCCCCTCctccacccgctcagccagcctcgggtggagcccagtcagctaggagTCATCCGAGAGGGGGAgacagatcagggggtggccatgcccatttctatgctcttcctgccagaccagatgccattgcttcagatgct gcagttgaacaaggtcacattcaagaacaagtatcctttgccacgtattga
- the LOC104115645 gene encoding agamous-like MADS-box protein AGL62, with protein MEVSNSSLHLVDAHRNASVRELNLQLTQILAELEIEKKRGESLDQMRETSQSQYWWEAPISQLGLHELEQLKESMEVLKKNVTNQASKFMVETTANSSSYFGVNGNGIFDSYDIKPAQNMVASNNLHNHNFGFDSAGLF; from the coding sequence ATGGAGGTTTCTAATTCATCGCTTCATCTTGTTGATGCCCATCGAAATGCTAGTGTTCGTGAGCTCAATTTGCAATTAACTCAGATTCTTGCTGAGCTTGAAATTGAGAAGAAAAGAGGAGAATCACTTGATCAAATGAGGGAAACTAGTCAAAGTCAATATTGGTGGGAAGCTCCTATAAGTCAACTTGGTTTGCATGAACTTGAACAATTAAAGGAATCCATGGAGGTGTTAAAAAAGAATGTGACAAATCAAGCAAGCAAGTTTATGGTTGAGACTACTGCTAACTCTTCTTCTTATTTTGGTGTTAATGGTAATGGGATTTTTGACAGCTATGATATTAAGCCAGCTCAAAACATGGTTGCTTCAAATAATCTTCATAACCATAACTTTGGTTTTGATTCAGCTGGATTGTTTTAA